The genome window GGCCTGTACGAATAAAAATACGGCAAAAGCTAAACGGAAAATCCGCATGACATGCCAGTTGCTTAACAATAAATTTTTCATTCTTTTGGGTTTATTTTTTTTGAAATTCAATCCATAATTCAGTTCCGGATCTTGGTGCAACAGAATTTTGACATTCTTCCATTTTTATAAAATTAAAAGTGTCTTTGAAAAGTATTTCATATTCTTTTTGGCTTCCGCCAAAAGGAGGATTACTTTCGAATATTCTGTTGAATAATAGTCCGGCAATTGTTCCTTCTTTGGCTAAAAGCTGATGCATTTTTGATACATAATCTTCACGCATCTCAGGCAGCAGTGCGCAAAAAAAGGTTTGTTCGATTATTAAATCATATTCTCCCTGATGTTCAAAAAAATCGCCTAAAATAATATTGATAGCAGGGCTGTTTCTGAACTTGATTTTTAATTTTTCTACCAATACTGGAGCAATATCGATAATCGTAATATTAGTAAATTCTTGTTCCAAAAGATATTCGGCTTCGTAGGAGTTCCCACAGCCGGGAATCAAGATTCGAATGTTTTTATTTTTTAATGTATCAATGTGACTTTTTATAGGGGGAGAAATTGTTCCAAGATCCCAGCCTAATATGTCGGCTTTATATTGATTATCCCAAAAAGTTTGATTGCTGTTTTCCATTTTTATTTGATGTTCTTAGGTGTTCGCGAGAGGGATAGAAATAAGCTACCAAAGTAGCATGGATAGCCCGACCGCATTAAGGAAAGTGGCCGACTAACCGCAACGAGAAGCTGGCCGCTTTTATTAATGTGGTCTCGCCCTAATTGTTCTTTTTATTTTTTGAATTTGGCATTGCCATTGATTTTTGTTATTGAATCTTGCTTTGGCACACAAAATCCGTTCTGGGAATATCCGTTTTGGAGATGGCACTGAATCCTCCTTCAATCTCACTGAAATTTCGGAAACCGCGGGCATACAGAATAGAGGATGCGATCATACTGCGGTATCCTCCGGCGCAATGCATAAAAAAGTGTTCGTTTGGATTGATGTCTTTTATCCAGTCGTTGATGCTGGCGAGCGGTTTACAGTAAGCTTCAGCAACATGCTCAGCACGGTATTCTGTTTCTTTGCGGATATCGATTATTTTGCTTTCGCCAATTTTTACTTGTTTTTGAAACTCTTCGGCGGTTATTCTTTTTATGGTGTCAACGTCTTTTTCTGAATTTTTCCAACTTTCGAAACCGCCTTTTAAATGACCAATTAAATTGTCAAAACCTACACGGCTCAATCGGGTTACGGTTTCTTCTTCGCGTCCCAGTTCGGTAATTAACAGAATGGGCTGTTTTACATTGGCAATTAAAGCGCCTGCCCAAGGAGCAAAATCACCATCAATACCGATGTTTATAGACTGCGGAATGAAGCCTTTGGCAAAATCGCTGTTTTTTCGGGTATCTAATAGTAATGCTCCGGTTTCATCTGCGGCAGATTCAAATTCGGTAACCGATAAAGCGTTCATTCCGTGTTTTAGAACTTCCTGAAAACTGTCATATCCTTTTTTGTTCATAGCGACATTCATGCCAAAATAGGCTGGGGGAGGAAGCAGTCCGTCAGTTACTTCAGTTATGAATTCGGCTTCGGTCATGTTGGCTCTCAATGCATAATTGCTGGCTTTTTGGTTTCCAATGGTCGAAACCGTTTCTTTGCTCATGTTTTTACCGCAGGCACTGCCAGCACCGTGGGCTGGATATACAATAACATCATCTGCTAAAGTCATAATTTTGTTTCTTAACGAATGAAACAGCAGCCCAGCTAATTGTTCCTGAGTCATTGAAGTGGCTTTTTGAGCAAGATCTGGTCTTCCTACATCGCCAATAAACAAAGTGTCACCAGAGAAAATAGCATGATCTTTTCCGTTTTCGTCAATCAGCAAATAAGTAGAGCTTTCTAATGTATGGCCAGGAGTATGCAGTACTTTTATTTTGATATTTCCTATTTCGAATAGTTGATTATCAGCTGCAATGACAGCTTCAAATTCGGGTTTTGCAGTTGGTCCATAGACTATGGCAGCACCGGTTTCTTTGCTTAAATCAAGATGACCCGAAACAAAATCGGCATGAAAATGGGTTTCAAAAATATATTTCAGTTTTGCGCCATCACGTTCGATTCTGTCCAGATAAGGCTGTGTTTCTCTTAACGGATCAATTATAACCGCTTCGCCATCAGAAGTGATATAATAAGCTCCCTGAGCCAAACATCCTGTGTATATTTGTTCTATCTGCATGATTTTTATTTTGTATAAAGTTACTAAGTTTCTGTTGAGTTACTAAGATTCTGAGCTGCTAAGAAGCTAAGTTTAATGGTTTAAATTTGTTTAACTGTTTAAAAGTTTAATCGTTAAAAAGTTTTAAGTAAAAGATTTAGAAATTCAGCATCTTAGCTGCTTAAAAAAATCTCCTTGACAACGATGTAAATTCCCATTACCAGAATAAACCAGCCAAACATTGGCTTGAGTTTATTACCGTCTATTTTTTTTGATAATTGTGTACCGATAATCATTCCGATGAAAGCCATGCTTGAAATGCTGGCTAAAAAAATATAATTGATAGGTGTCTTAATGTATAAATCACCTAAAAAACCAATAGCCGAGTTTATAAATATGATTAATAATGAAGTGCCAACCGCTTGTTTAATTGGTAAATTAGCAAAAAATAAAAGAGCAGGAATGATTAAAAAACCGCCGCCGGCACCTAGAAAACCAGTTATGATTCCGACAACTGCTCCAATTGCTGACAGCTGCCAATAATTGGTATGGAGAACTTGTGTCTGTGTTATGGTCTTGCTGATCATAGAAAAAGAAGCAGTAATCATCAGAACTGCAAAAATGATCATAATCAGAAAGTTTTTGGTAACTTGAAAATCATTTATTGTAAAAAGTATATTCGGAATTTTTAAAATAATTACTTCCCGAATAACCAATATTGAAAATACTGAGGGTACTGCAAAATATAATGCCGATTTGATTTTGAGGTTTCCCATTCGGTAATGGCTGAAACATCCTGATAAAGCTGTAATTCCTACGATGAATAAGGAGTAACTGGTTGCCAGTTTTGGATCAATTTTAAACAAATAGACCAATATCGGAATGGTCAAAATTGAACCACCGCCACCGATTAACCCCAGTGAGAGACCTATTATGACTGCAGCCAAATAACCGAAATATTCCATGTTTTGTTTTGTTTACGGCAAAGATGCAAAGACTATTGCTGATCTTTGGTAACTTTTGTCACTTTTGGAAAAGTTGTGGAATTTGAGATTTGTATTTTGTGTTTTTTTAAAATTTACATCAATATTTCAATCTGATTACGGGACAGAATTACCAGACCTCTCTGTTCCATTTTCTTTAGCAGTCTCGAAATAACTTCTCTTGATGTATTTAAATCAGAGCTGATTTCCTGATGCGAAAGTTTCAGTTCTTTACAACCGCAGGCTTCTACCTGGCGTTTTAGATAAAATTCCAAGCGTTCGTCCATTGCTCTGAAGGCGATACTGTCAATTACTTCCAGCATTTCTTCCAGGCGGTTACGGTAGGAACCTACAACAAATTCGTACCAGCTTCTGTGCTGCATCATCCATTTGTCCATCATTGATAACGGCAGCATGATGATTTCGGCATCTTCAACCGCTTTTGCCATGATTTTGCTTTTTTCATTTTTGACTGCACAAACCATCGATAGCGCGCAGGCTTGCCCAGGCTGTAAATAATACATGAAAAATTCTCCTCCGTCGCTGTCTTCACGATAGACTTTGATTGTTCCTTTAACTAACAGAACAGTATTTTTTATGTACTGCCCAGTGCGCATAATGACCTCTCCGGTACTGAATGTCCTGATGATTTCATTTGCTTTGATATCCTGTATCAATTCGTTAGAGAAAGTCGGGAATATTTTTTTTAACAGTTCAGGCATCGGATTTATTTTAAAAAAATAATTTTAGAATTTTAAGAGTGTAAAAATAATGAAAATATGTGCTTATCTATAATTGAAATTGAGTATGATATAGTGTGAGGATAGTTTGTGTATTACGAAAACGTTTTCTTTAAAATATTGTGTAATTCACAAAAAACAAGTGTATTGTTTGAGAAAAATCTCGTATTTTTACGAAAAATTATATATTATGAATTTGACACAAGAAGAATGGGTTTCTCAAATGAAAGCCGATGAAAATGCAGTCCTATTAGATGTAAGAACCGAAGACGAATGCGATCAAGGAATAATAGAAGGATCTATTAATATTGATATTCATAAAGGACAGGAGTTTGTCGATGCTGTTGCAGCATTAGATAAGAGTAAAAATTATTATGTATACTGCCGTTCCGGAATGAGGAGTGCAAAGGCATGTGAAATAATGAACGAATTAGGTATAGAAAATGCTTATAATCTGCTTGGCGGCATTATAGAATGGGAAGGTGATATAGTTTAATATCACAAAGAGGCACTGCCTCTTTTTAAATTTATTAGGAAATAACCAAAATAACCAAAGAATGAATACGATACCTCAAGAATTCCAAATTACGTCTCTGCTTAATCAAGACACTTATTTGGTAAATGGTGAATTAAAAAAATGGACTGGAAAAACAACACCTGTATATTCAACTATATCTTCAACGGAGAAATATGAACCAACATTATTAGGTTCTATTCCGTTTATGGGCGAAGCAGAAGCGCTGGAGGTTGCAGAATCTGCCAGAGCGGCTTTTGATAACGGACAAGGATTATGGCCAACAATGAAAGTGGTTGACCGTATCAAATGCATGGAAAAGTTTGTTGTTAAAATGAAAGAAACCCGTGCAGAAGTAGTTAAACTTTTGATGTGGGAAATTGGAAAAACACTTGGCGATTCTGAAAAAGAATTTGACAGAACTGTAGAATACATTCAGGATACTATCGAAAGTTATAAAGAACTGAACAGCCGTTCTGCTTATTTTTCGAAAGTTCAAGGTATAAACGCAATGGTGCGCAGAGGACCAATTGGAGTTGTATTGTGTCTTGGACCTTACAACTATCCGCTGAATGAGACATTTACACTGCTTATACCTGCTTTGATTATGGGGAATCCTGTAATATTCAAGCCGGCAAAACATGGTGTATTATTGATTTCACCTTTATTGGAAGCTTTCAAAAGCAGTTTTCCAAAAGGCGTAATCAGCATTGTTTATGGAAGAGGAAGGGAAATTGCTTCGCCGATAATGAAATCTGGAAAAGTAGATATTCTGGCTTTAATCGGAAACAGTAAATCAGCTATTGCTTTACAGGATCAGCACCCTAATAAAAACAGACTGCGTCTGGTATTAGGTCTGGAGGCTAAAAATCCAGCTATTATACTTCCGGATGCCGATTTAGATTTGGCTATTCAGGAATGTATTGCAGGAACTTTATCTTTTAACGGACAAAGATGTACTGCGCTAAAAATTATTTATGTTCACGAAAATGTAGCCGCTGAATTCAACAAGCGTTTTGCCGAAAAAGTAGATGCATTAAAGTTTGGAAATCCTTGGGAAAAAGGAGTTGCTTTAACACCGCTTCCAGAGACCGAAAAACCGGCATATATTCAGGAATTAATTGATGATGCTGTCAGCAAAGGGGCAAAAGTAATTAATGCAAAAGGAGGAGAACATTCAGATAATTTTATATTCCCTGCTATTTTGTTCCCAATTAATAAAGAGATGCGTGTTTATCATGAAGAGCAGTTTGGTCCGGTAGTACCAATTTTGACTTTCAAAGATATTCAGGAGCCATTAAATGATATGGCCGAGTCCAATTACGGACAGCAGGTAAGTTTGTTTGGTAAAAACATCAAAACTATTGCACCGCTTATTGATACTTTGGTGAATTTGGTTTGTCGTGTTAACCTCAACAGTTCTTGTCAGCGAGGACCAGACGTTTTTCCTTTCACAGGAAGAAAAGATTCTGCTTTCGGGACATTGAGTATTCATGATGCTTTGCGTTCGTTCTCAATTAGAACTTTCGTCGCTTCAAAAGACAATGCATATAATAATGAAATTCTGCAGGAATTATTAAACAGTAAAGAATCGAATTTCATCAATACCGATTATATTTTGTAATCGTTTTTTAAAATAGTTTAAAACCGTCTCGTTGCATGCTGTAATGAGACGGTTTTTTGTTGCACATAGATTCTGCACTTAAAACATTTTTTCAAAATATTTCTAAAGCCATATTAAAGAATAGCAGTTTTTAGTTTTAATAAAGCAGGAGTAAACTGATAAAAATAAAATATAGATTTATTAGAAAATCAACACAGAATCTTTGCATGAAATTGGTTTGCGAAAACACTTAGATACAAGAGATGGAAGTATTTGAATCTCTTTTGAAAAATAACTGTTTGATTATTAAGAGGATTACTTTCGAAAGTATGATAATTATTGCTTAAATTAGTAGTAAGTTTTAAAATTTATCAAACATCAAAAAGAGAATAAAAATAGCAGCCAAAACAATACACGAACAACTGCATCGTGAACCTTATTATGTTCATCCTCATCTGGCTTTTATTCCAAATATTGTGATTAACCTTATTACCTTCATTATTGCTTTAGTTTTAGCAGGATCAATTCTCTATCTGCTGATTCGATTTCTTACAAAAGCGTTCTACCATTTATGATTCTCTGATGCTTTCCGCATGACTTCTGGCATTTGCAGCAGTACTTTTGTATGTCATTATTTCACTTTCGCTTTCATGTGATAAATTAAGTATTTCTTTAAAAATATAAAATATTTAAAATTTATTTTGTGTTAATTATCTTGATATTGTGTGTGTTGCTTAGTGTGAAAACTTATTGAATACTCAATAAATTGCTTTTTTATTTTGAATTCATTAATTTTGCATTGTTATTTTTGTTTTTATTTGAAAATTCACTGATTTCATGATAATTATCAGGTTTCTTGCTACAACGTTTTCATAAATTTGATTCATAATTAAAAACAATCAGACCATGAAAGCAGAATTCAAATTTCTAACGGTATTTGCTTTACTAATTGTGTCAGGAACAACAAGTATAGCGCAGGAAATAAACTGGTCAGCACCAGAATATAGCAGCTCCTTAACGAACCCATTTGTAGGAAATCAAAAAGCAACAAATGATGGTAAAGTAATTTTCGACGAAATGTGTGTTTTGTGTCACGGAAATAATGGACAGGGAAATGGTGAAGCAGGCCATGCCTTAAAGCCTCATCCTGCTAACTTAGCAGCGTTAAATGTAAAAAACCAGCCAGATGGAGCTATTTTTTGGAAAATAACGAACGGAAGAGCACCGATGGCTACTTATTTTGAACTTTTAAATGATGATCAGCGCTGGAAGCTGGTCAATTATATACGAGAATTAGAAAAAAAATAATTTTGAATTAGTACCCCGAATAATTTTTTTTTCAACAAACCGTTACCGCTTACATTTAAAGTGATAACGGTTTTTTTTTGTTACTAAGATACGAAGTGTTTTAGCCGCTTATAATTTTTTAAGAGACTTAAAACCTAAGAGATGTACTATGACTGTATAAATCTATATGGTCTGATAATTTCTGTTATTGAAATTTTCAATGCATCCTAGATGAACTATATCACTTTCAAATATTTCATTGTTTGATACTATTTTTATATTGAATTTTTTATTAGTTGAGTATTTATTAAATAAATATCGAACATCTATTTCCAATGATATTGTCATTTTTGGATTTATTGCGTATTTCTTTGCTCTTTTTAAAATGTCTTTTTGGGTTTTAAACAATATAAAATTATGTTTTATTGAAAAACATATGGAATCAATAATAACTTTTTCATCTGTTTTGTTTTCAATATCAATTTGCAGTAATAAAGGCGCTCCTTGATTATTAAATACACTAGTGAAAGACTCCCATTTTGCGAATGTATTTATTTTTATTTTAGTCATTTTTTTAATTGTTATGTACATTTTGCTAGTAAATATAAATAAACGTTTAGTTGACACTTAATATTGATGTCATGAAAAAGTTTTTTCTTGTTATTAGAAGGGCAGTGATTCATTTACAATAAATTAATAATTAGAAATGTATTCTTTATAAAACAATTTTTTAATTCCATTAGCTCAGAATGCGGCATTTTTACGAATGAAATCTTATCATACAGTATTTTTATGTAGATCTGTGCGGTATGATTTTTTGGAGCATAAAATTCATTTTTCATAAGAAGTTCAGTCCTGCTGTCCATTTTGTAAGAGCGATAGCGAACTGACAAACTAATCTTGTAAGTCAAACTCCGGCTTACAAGGATTTTCACTTTTATCGGAGTTCAATGAGAAATTTCAGCTGCCTAAACAAAATTTGTCCTTTACGTTTACGAGGGGGACTTTAGCTCTTAATATAATTTAGTTAAGGCTTTTGTTATTTTTTATAATGGTAACTTATTTTGATAACAAAAAAGCGGAATCTTAAAAATAAAGTCCTAAATCTGATATTTTTTTATAAAAATAAATAATTGATAAATAGCTGTTTAATGGTTTGTTTGGAATATTTAACATTTTCTCAAAGCAACCTTATTTCTTATTTAGCCTCTTCATAATATAAAAACAATATAAATATTTAGTATGAAAAATTTTAGGTTAAAATCAGTTTTAGTAGTTTTATTTGGGTTAATTTTTTTTGTTTCTTGTAATAACGATGATGATAAGTCACCAGTTACAGAAACTGTAAAAAGTGCTTTAGCTACAGAAGTAAAAGGTCCTGCAACTGGAAAAGTGAATACAGAATTAAGTTTTGATGTAACTTTTGTACCCGAAACTGCCTGTGGAGAATTCAGTAAGTTTACAGAAGCAGCTATTGGCTCGGTTAAAGGTTTACAGGTTGAAGTAAAGTATCCATCACAAGTTTGTACCATGCAGGTTCCTGCTCCAAAAACAGCAGTTTACAAATTCAAATCTGTAGCAAAAGGGACTTTTGAAATTAAGTTCAAAAAATCAGAAACAGAATTCATAATACAAAAAGTTGTTATCTCTGAATAGTCTTTTAATTTTAAAAAAAAAGGCATTTAGTTTGTTTTTTTTCAATAAAAATACCAGTCTCAGATTGGTGTTTTATTGGTTTCAAATAGAGTTTAAAACTATGCACTTTCAGCGCATCTCGCTTTAGTTTCTAAAAAAGTTTTTGCCACAGATTCACAGATTTTAAAATCATTTTTTATCTGTGAATCTGTGGCAAAATTTCATCAATTTTCGTAATCCAATCTTGCAGACTTTCAGTCTGCCTAACCAAATCTACAGACTTTCAGTCCATAGTGGTTTAGTTTTAGAAAAAAG of Flavobacterium marginilacus contains these proteins:
- a CDS encoding methyltransferase domain-containing protein, with protein sequence MENSNQTFWDNQYKADILGWDLGTISPPIKSHIDTLKNKNIRILIPGCGNSYEAEYLLEQEFTNITIIDIAPVLVEKLKIKFRNSPAINIILGDFFEHQGEYDLIIEQTFFCALLPEMREDYVSKMHQLLAKEGTIAGLLFNRIFESNPPFGGSQKEYEILFKDTFNFIKMEECQNSVAPRSGTELWIEFQKK
- a CDS encoding MBL fold metallo-hydrolase, producing MQIEQIYTGCLAQGAYYITSDGEAVIIDPLRETQPYLDRIERDGAKLKYIFETHFHADFVSGHLDLSKETGAAIVYGPTAKPEFEAVIAADNQLFEIGNIKIKVLHTPGHTLESSTYLLIDENGKDHAIFSGDTLFIGDVGRPDLAQKATSMTQEQLAGLLFHSLRNKIMTLADDVIVYPAHGAGSACGKNMSKETVSTIGNQKASNYALRANMTEAEFITEVTDGLLPPPAYFGMNVAMNKKGYDSFQEVLKHGMNALSVTEFESAADETGALLLDTRKNSDFAKGFIPQSINIGIDGDFAPWAGALIANVKQPILLITELGREEETVTRLSRVGFDNLIGHLKGGFESWKNSEKDVDTIKRITAEEFQKQVKIGESKIIDIRKETEYRAEHVAEAYCKPLASINDWIKDINPNEHFFMHCAGGYRSMIASSILYARGFRNFSEIEGGFSAISKTDIPRTDFVCQSKIQ
- a CDS encoding sulfite exporter TauE/SafE family protein yields the protein MEYFGYLAAVIIGLSLGLIGGGGSILTIPILVYLFKIDPKLATSYSLFIVGITALSGCFSHYRMGNLKIKSALYFAVPSVFSILVIREVIILKIPNILFTINDFQVTKNFLIMIIFAVLMITASFSMISKTITQTQVLHTNYWQLSAIGAVVGIITGFLGAGGGFLIIPALLFFANLPIKQAVGTSLLIIFINSAIGFLGDLYIKTPINYIFLASISSMAFIGMIIGTQLSKKIDGNKLKPMFGWFILVMGIYIVVKEIFLSS
- a CDS encoding Crp/Fnr family transcriptional regulator, with the translated sequence MPELLKKIFPTFSNELIQDIKANEIIRTFSTGEVIMRTGQYIKNTVLLVKGTIKVYREDSDGGEFFMYYLQPGQACALSMVCAVKNEKSKIMAKAVEDAEIIMLPLSMMDKWMMQHRSWYEFVVGSYRNRLEEMLEVIDSIAFRAMDERLEFYLKRQVEACGCKELKLSHQEISSDLNTSREVISRLLKKMEQRGLVILSRNQIEILM
- a CDS encoding rhodanese-like domain-containing protein; its protein translation is MNLTQEEWVSQMKADENAVLLDVRTEDECDQGIIEGSINIDIHKGQEFVDAVAALDKSKNYYVYCRSGMRSAKACEIMNELGIENAYNLLGGIIEWEGDIV
- a CDS encoding NADP-dependent glyceraldehyde-3-phosphate dehydrogenase: MNTIPQEFQITSLLNQDTYLVNGELKKWTGKTTPVYSTISSTEKYEPTLLGSIPFMGEAEALEVAESARAAFDNGQGLWPTMKVVDRIKCMEKFVVKMKETRAEVVKLLMWEIGKTLGDSEKEFDRTVEYIQDTIESYKELNSRSAYFSKVQGINAMVRRGPIGVVLCLGPYNYPLNETFTLLIPALIMGNPVIFKPAKHGVLLISPLLEAFKSSFPKGVISIVYGRGREIASPIMKSGKVDILALIGNSKSAIALQDQHPNKNRLRLVLGLEAKNPAIILPDADLDLAIQECIAGTLSFNGQRCTALKIIYVHENVAAEFNKRFAEKVDALKFGNPWEKGVALTPLPETEKPAYIQELIDDAVSKGAKVINAKGGEHSDNFIFPAILFPINKEMRVYHEEQFGPVVPILTFKDIQEPLNDMAESNYGQQVSLFGKNIKTIAPLIDTLVNLVCRVNLNSSCQRGPDVFPFTGRKDSAFGTLSIHDALRSFSIRTFVASKDNAYNNEILQELLNSKESNFINTDYIL
- a CDS encoding c-type cytochrome, which encodes MKAEFKFLTVFALLIVSGTTSIAQEINWSAPEYSSSLTNPFVGNQKATNDGKVIFDEMCVLCHGNNGQGNGEAGHALKPHPANLAALNVKNQPDGAIFWKITNGRAPMATYFELLNDDQRWKLVNYIRELEKK